A part of Legionella sainthelensi genomic DNA contains:
- the coaE gene encoding dephospho-CoA kinase (Dephospho-CoA kinase (CoaE) performs the final step in coenzyme A biosynthesis.) — protein sequence MVYCIGLTGDIASGKTTVATLFSQLGIEVISADKISRELTQKEKHIYKKIVAHFGTKILNPDKELNRSQLREIIFSNPKEREWLEQLLHPLIRQEIKEKVDACTTPYCIVEIPLLITKHNYPYIDRVLLITTPTETQLSRVMQRDKCSKEQAQAILSAQPNMSLRLKNADDVVVNDLEIEDLTTTINNLHRQYLQLSKVI from the coding sequence ATGGTTTATTGCATTGGATTAACAGGTGATATAGCAAGTGGTAAAACCACTGTTGCAACCCTTTTCTCTCAATTGGGTATAGAAGTGATCTCCGCGGACAAAATATCGCGAGAACTGACCCAAAAAGAGAAACACATCTACAAAAAAATTGTCGCACATTTTGGAACTAAAATTCTAAACCCAGATAAAGAGCTAAACCGCAGCCAATTAAGAGAAATTATTTTTTCAAATCCAAAAGAACGTGAGTGGCTCGAACAACTTTTACATCCACTTATTCGTCAAGAAATTAAAGAAAAAGTCGATGCGTGTACAACACCGTATTGTATTGTGGAAATACCTTTGCTTATTACAAAGCATAATTACCCCTACATCGATAGAGTATTACTCATCACCACCCCAACAGAAACTCAACTATCACGGGTAATGCAACGAGATAAATGCAGTAAGGAGCAAGCTCAGGCTATTTTATCAGCCCAGCCTAATATGAGCCTACGTCTAAAAAATGCTGATGATGTAGTAGTTAATGATTTGGAAATTGAAGATCTGACAACAACGATAAATAATTTACATCGTCAGTATCTTCAATTGTCAAAAGTTATCTGA
- the mutT gene encoding 8-oxo-dGTP diphosphatase MutT gives MKITVAVAVIIDKQQRFLITQRPIHASHGGCWEFPGGKLEENETSELALIREIKEEIDLDVHQYQLLGEVKHQYPDKTVTLIVFLVTHFSGEPSCRENQLGMKWVNLQELNSQNFPAANQEIITMIHHHFS, from the coding sequence GTGAAAATAACGGTTGCAGTAGCAGTTATTATTGATAAACAACAACGCTTCTTGATAACCCAGCGTCCTATTCATGCTTCTCATGGAGGATGTTGGGAGTTTCCAGGTGGTAAACTAGAAGAAAATGAGACTTCTGAACTTGCACTGATTAGAGAAATCAAAGAGGAAATTGATCTGGATGTGCACCAATATCAGCTATTAGGTGAAGTAAAGCATCAGTATCCAGATAAGACGGTAACATTGATCGTTTTTCTGGTAACCCATTTTTCTGGTGAACCTTCATGTAGGGAAAATCAGTTAGGGATGAAATGGGTTAACCTTCAGGAGTTGAATTCTCAAAATTTTCCTGCAGCCAATCAAGAGATAATCACGATGATACACCACCATTTCTCATAA